The DNA window CTACGCCGGCGACGTGCTGCACTTCGGCGCCGCGGCGGAGAAGCTGCGCGCCGAGGGCGTGGACGTGCGGATCATCAAGGTCAGCGACGACATCGTCTCCAACTCCCCCGAGAACCACCGCGACCGCCGCGGCATCGCCGGCGACCTGCCCGTCTTCAAGATCGCGGGCGCCGCGATCGAGGCCGGCGCGGATCTCGACGCCGCCGAGGCCATCGCCTGGAAGGCCAACGACGCCACCCGCTCCTTCGGCGTCGCCTTCGACGGCCCCACCCTCCCCGGCGCGGAGAGCGCGCTGTTCCACGTCGAGGACGGCCAGATGGGCGTGGGCCTGGGCATCCACGGCGAGCCCGGCGTGCGCGACGAGAAGATCGGCACGGCCGACGAGATCGCGACCCTGCTGGTCGAGGGCGTCCTCGCCGAGCAGCCCGAGCGCGTCGAGGGCGGCTACCAGGGCCGCGCCGCGGTGCTCGTCAACGGCCTCGGCACCGTGAAGTACGAGGAGCTCTTCGTGGTCTACGCGAAGGTCGCCGAGCTGCTCGAGGCCGCGGGCATCACCCCGGTGCGCCCCGAGGTGGGCGAGCTCGTGACCAGCCTGGACATGTCCGGCCTCTCCCTGACGCTGGTCTTCCTCGACGAGGAGCTCGAGCAGCACTGGCTCGCCCCCGTCGACACCCCCGCCTTCCACCGCGGCGCGATGGAGCAGGCCCGGCGCACCCCGCGCTCCTCCTACTGGGAGCCCGGGGCCGACGAGATCCCCGCCGCGAGCGAGGAGTCCCGGGCGGCGGCGGCGAAGGCCGCGGCCGTGCTGGACCTGTTCGAGTCGGTCTGCGCGCGTGAGGAGGCCGAGCTGGGCCGGATCGACGCGATCGCCGGCGACGGGGACCACGGCCAGGGCATGGCGTACGGCTCCAAGGGCGCCGCGGCCGCCGCGAAGGAGGCCCTCGAGGGCGGCGCCGGTGCACGCACGCTGCTGGTCCGCGCCGGGGAGGCCTGGTCGGAGTCGGCCGGCGGCACCTCCGGTGCGCTCTGGGGCGCGGCCCTCATCGCCGCCGGCGGCGTGTTCGACGACCAGGCCGGGTCCGAGCCCCGCACCGTCGTCGACGCGATCGACGCCGGCATCGACGCGGTCCAGCGCCTGGGCGGTGCGACGGTGGGCGACAAGACCATGGTCGACGCCGCCGCACCCTTCCGCGAGACCCTGGACACGGCGTTCACCGGCGACAACGCCGCTGCAGCGATCCTCGAGGCGGCCGGCGTGGCCCGCGAGGCCGCCGACGCCACCGCCGACATCACCGCCACCCTGGGCCGCGCCCGCGTGCTCGGTGAGAAGTCGGTGGGCACCCCCGATCCCGGCGCGATCTCCTTCTCGATCCTCATGAAGGAGCTCGGGCAGCACCTGTCCTGATCCCTCGGGTTCGCGGGACCGGACCCCCGCGAGCCCTTCCCTGCAGGCGCCCCCGCCTGCGACCCTCGAAGCACGTCCTCTGAAGGAGAGAACCCCATGGCACTGAAGATCATCGTCGGCGGCGACAACGCAGGTTTCGGCTACAAGGAGGAGTTCAAGGCGCTCCTCGAGGCCGACGACCGCGTCGAGTCCGTGGTCGACGTCGGCGTCGGCTCGGCCGATGACGGCACCTACTACCCCAACGTCGCCGTCGCCGCGGCCGAGAAGGTCGCCGCCGGCGAAGCCGACCGCGCCCTGCTCATCTGCGGCACCGGCCTGGGCGTCGCGATCGCGGCGAACAAGGTCTCCGGCATCCGCGCCGTCACCGCGCACGACCTCTACTCCGTGCAGCGCTCCGTGCTCTCGAACAACGCGCAGGTGCTCTGCATGGGCCAGCGCGTGATCGGCCTCGAGTCCGCGAAGGAGCTCATCAAGGTGTGGCTGGACCTCGAGTTCGACCCGAACTCCTCCTCCGCCGCCAAGGTCGACGCGATCTGCGCCTACGACGGCTCGCTCGAGCAGGCCTGAGGCCACCGGCGGCGCCGGCCCCGCGCGGGTCGGCGCCGCACCCGACCGCCCACCAGGGTCAGCACGAACAGGGTCGCGAGCATCTCGGCCCCGATGGAGGAGAGACATGAGCAGCCTGTGGGTGGGCACCAGCTGGAAGATGAACAAGACCCTCGCCGAGGGCCGCGAATGGTCCCGTGGTCTGCGTGATCACCTGGGCGGGGGCGCTCCGGCCGGGGTGCAGCCGTTCGTGATCCCCTCGTTCACGGCCACCACCGCCGTCGCCGAGGAGCTCGGCGAGGGCTCCCCCGTGCTGCTCGGCGTGCAGAACGCGCACTGGGAGGACGCCGGGGCGTGGACCGGTGAGGTCTCGGTGCCGCAGGCGAAGGACGCCGGTGCCCGGATCGTCGAGATCGGCCACTCGGAGCGGCGCGAGCACTTCGGCGAGACCGTCGAGACCACGCGGCTCAAGGTCGCCGCCGCCCTCCGCCACGGCCTGACCCCGCTGCTGTGCATCGGCGAGAGCGCCGAGGTGAAGGACGCCGGCGGCTCCAGCGCGTTCATCCTCGACCAGGCGCGCGGCGCCCTCGAGGGGCTGAGC is part of the Brachybacterium ginsengisoli genome and encodes:
- a CDS encoding dihydroxyacetone kinase family protein: MTYLFNDPADFASDAVHGLALAHPDHVAVVHGGVVRPTETPAGQPALVIGGGSGHYPAFAGWVGPGMGHGAPCGNIFSSPSASQVYSVARNAQNGGGVILGFGNYAGDVLHFGAAAEKLRAEGVDVRIIKVSDDIVSNSPENHRDRRGIAGDLPVFKIAGAAIEAGADLDAAEAIAWKANDATRSFGVAFDGPTLPGAESALFHVEDGQMGVGLGIHGEPGVRDEKIGTADEIATLLVEGVLAEQPERVEGGYQGRAAVLVNGLGTVKYEELFVVYAKVAELLEAAGITPVRPEVGELVTSLDMSGLSLTLVFLDEELEQHWLAPVDTPAFHRGAMEQARRTPRSSYWEPGADEIPAASEESRAAAAKAAAVLDLFESVCAREEAELGRIDAIAGDGDHGQGMAYGSKGAAAAAKEALEGGAGARTLLVRAGEAWSESAGGTSGALWGAALIAAGGVFDDQAGSEPRTVVDAIDAGIDAVQRLGGATVGDKTMVDAAAPFRETLDTAFTGDNAAAAILEAAGVAREAADATADITATLGRARVLGEKSVGTPDPGAISFSILMKELGQHLS
- a CDS encoding triose-phosphate isomerase, with the translated sequence MSSLWVGTSWKMNKTLAEGREWSRGLRDHLGGGAPAGVQPFVIPSFTATTAVAEELGEGSPVLLGVQNAHWEDAGAWTGEVSVPQAKDAGARIVEIGHSERREHFGETVETTRLKVAAALRHGLTPLLCIGESAEVKDAGGSSAFILDQARGALEGLSAEELSRVVIAYEPIWAIGETGRPATVEELIEPFEALGAEYTGTVTGLLYGGSVNLDNAAGLLGIPHVTGLFVGRTAWELEGYLELLRLAEAHAAG
- a CDS encoding ribose-5-phosphate isomerase produces the protein MALKIIVGGDNAGFGYKEEFKALLEADDRVESVVDVGVGSADDGTYYPNVAVAAAEKVAAGEADRALLICGTGLGVAIAANKVSGIRAVTAHDLYSVQRSVLSNNAQVLCMGQRVIGLESAKELIKVWLDLEFDPNSSSAAKVDAICAYDGSLEQA